The Neodiprion lecontei isolate iyNeoLeco1 chromosome 6, iyNeoLeco1.1, whole genome shotgun sequence sequence actgcgcccaatcgatttctctcgcaaaattacgtcggaatagtgccagaaagacttgattccagcacttttcaaaatcgcgaaaattttcgccaaaaatacaaaggggttaaccttcctttttttttcaccaaaaaatttttcgtctcagatttgatttgtatgaccttttcccgactaattggaccaccaggaactcagaaaacgcagcaaaaagagcgtgggaccaacaggagagaaatgacgaaggaaaaagcacctgctgaaaaatgacgaaaaatcaggttttcgttttttggctgtaactttcgatgcgttgatcgcagcgtattgggactgcgcccaatcgatttctctcgcaaaattacgtcggaatagtgccagaaagacttgattccagcacttttcaaaatcgcgaaaattttcgccaaaaatacaaaggggttaaccttcctttttttttcaccaaaaaatttttcgtctcagaattgattagtatgactctttcccgaccaattggaccccaaggaactcagaaaacgcagcgaaaagagcgtgggatcaacagaagcgaaatgacgaaggaaaaagcacctgctgaaaaatgtcgaaaaatcaggttttcgttttttggctgtaactttcgatgcgttgatcgcagcgtattgggactgcgcccaatcgacttctctcgcaaaattacgtcggaatagtgccagaaagacttgattccagcacttttcaaaatcgcgaaaattttcgccaaaaatacaaaggggttaaccttcctttttttttcaccaaaaaattttacgtctcagatttgatttgtatgaccttttttccgactaattggaccaccaggaactcagaaaatgcagcaaaAAGaccgtgggatcaacagaagcgaaatgacgaaggaaaaagcacctgctgaaaaatgtcgaaaaatcaggttttcgttttttggctgtaactttcgatgcgttgatcgcagcgtattgggactgcgcccaatcgatttctctcgcaaaattacgtcggaatagtgccagaaagacttgattccagcacttttcaaaatcgcgaaaattttcgccaaaaatacaaaggggttaaccttcctttttttttcaccaaaaaatttttcgtctcagaattgatttgtatgaccttttcccgactaattggaccaccaggaactcagaaaacgcagcaaaaagagcgtgggaccaacaggagagaaatgacgaaggaaaaagcacctgctgaaaaatgacgataaatcaggttttcgttttttggctgtaactttcgatgcgttgatcgcagcgtattgggactgcgcccaatcgatttctctcgcaaaattacgtcggaatagtgccagaaagacttgattccagcacttttcaaaatcgcgaaaattttcgccaaaaatacaaaggggttaaccttcctttttttttcaccaaaaaatttttcgtcgcagatttgatttgtatgaccttttcccGACTAactggaccaccaggaactcagaaaacgcagcaaaaagagcgtggcatcaacagcagagagatTACGATGGAAATCCTatgttttctggctgtaacttttcatacaatgATCGCAACGTATTGGGACTAAGcataatcgatttctcacgcaaaattacgtcgaaatactGCATGAAAGAATTCCTTTATGATGCAACATATCATCTTATAGCGGTAGACAAGCATTGCTTTCATGGTTTCATAGATTTGACTAACCTTTATCAATCGAATAGATTCAATGAACTGTATGCATTAAGTGGTTCAGTTCAATTCTTTAGAGAGTATTCAATATTTCTAGAATACCACgaaaaaagaatcaatttattcaattaactAAATTAAAATTCCGACCGGGTATTCAtaagtatattgtatattacgTATCCAATTAAagatttttgcgattttgaaacaaaCATTCCAGTAATCAAAGTATTGACAACGAAATATTGTGTTTTTACGAGACAATCCACTACAAAATGAGTCTACAAATTGATTGTTTTGAAAAGGCAAAAGTATTCTCTGAGTGTACTCCAACGTTCGAAGCAATGATTGTAGCTGCTTGGGACCATTCGTAATAGTTTACTTTGCAGAAGATTAGTTATGTAACGCATTTGGTACCAGGTCAATTTCTTCACATGCAGATAATATAATCTTTACAGGTTGCAGGAGTAAAGGTAAAATGTAAATGtggtaatcattttttatagtcGTGTCGAATCAAACACAATTATTCACAATAGAAATATTAGAGTTAGGTATTCCTATAGTATATGTATCGTTATATTGATATTAGGATTCCAAATTAGTTAATCATATATCATCGCTAAATATAAAGAATTGAGCTTATAAACATCCATAACGTACATATAATACGCCCATGAGAATCGTACTTTTGAATATTCTCACACATGTCCAGAGATGAAACGAGCATACGTAAAGGTCAATTTCACACAGTAGATATTCATAATATTCAGAAATGATGTAGCTCACACCATCCGCTGAACATTCCAAATCAATTAAATTATTGCCAAGGTTTTTCTCGCTTATACATAATCTGAGTGTATTGCTTGTAATTTATTCTACTGCTATTCTAGGTCAATGTATAATTCTGCAATGCGATcaaattatatatgtatagagtAGTGTCCAATAAATGTCGCTTATAAACTCACAAAATCACAATAAAcatgttaataataattaacaataccAACGATGcctatattatacctatatataatacatgtataatcgTGTCTATTATGTGATGACTCATTCGCAAAAATAAACTGCAACAAGACTTGTTGACCCATGCAATAGGTCATAACGCTTTTAATTCATTAACTCATTTTCAGAGTTTGGAGTAGCAATAATGACCTGTCAaacgatttgataaaattatggTTTTGTCGGTTTATACAATAGTCTAATTTATTTGGTATTTTagtcttactttttttcatgATTATCCCGAAAGAAACAATGAATTCTCGaagataaatttattcatgatTTCGAATTCTACAAAATGATGTTGAGAAATAacaaaggaaaaacaaaacaataaaattctcaTAGAGAATGTACAATTATGTacagtattatttatttttgttcattgACTTATTCAGATTGAAACTTAGGTACCGGACAGACTCACAGCATAGTGTTTCAGTAATGTCCCTCAAACAGAAAAGTCAATTCAATAATCTTAGAACAAATTATCCGTGTGTGTTTGTCTGGTACAAAAATAAGATACACACTGAATATCTTAGAAATGATCAAGACGTACGGTGACATAATTAGAAGTATGGCTCGGTAGTTTAACATCCAACCAATTAGCAGTTGATTGGTTTTCTGTGTCAGTAGCTTTCAGTGCCAGCCTATGTGCGGGTGTAGCGTTGTGTGGAATCTTGAGTTCTACTGGGGTTAAAAAATCCAAGCCACGAGGTCCACACTCAACCACCGGACTCAGTAGAGATTCACCTGTGTAGAGTGAATAGACATGAAATGGTAAGTATACCTAAATTTACGGGGCCTTAAATAACTTTTCACTAGTAAAGTATGCATAAAAACATCACAATTTTTGGTATGACGCAATAGAGTAGTAAAACAGAGTTCTATACAAATTCTTTGGATATGGCACAACAGATTCATTAATACTCGGGCAATAGCAGACAATGTGGAATATGTCATTTGATATGTTTGCAGAAATAAATTATGGTGTACGTATTCAGGATTTGGTTGTTAATCAGATTTTGGTTGATGCACAAGTTGCAATTGTGGCAATATTACTTGTCATTCCCGAATTCAAATTCGAATTACATAACTCGAACGTtacattcaaaaaaaaataaaagtcgtattcttatcattttcaaaattcatttaataGAGATATTGGCCGTTTTGAATATATGAAATGAATTCCATCACCAGATATCGGTAATGATAAGCTCACCGTGATGCATGGGTGGTGATACGGGCGAACAATGGCCAGAGGTATTATGCGTTTTGAGTATACGTGGAGCTGTTACAGAGAAGTAGATTTCTTGTTGTATCTGCAGCGGTAAGGCCCCAGGGGGTACCGTGAGTGTAACACCCCCTGGTCCTTCCAAAACACCACCTTTGCTACAGAACACACCCCGTGCCACCCCCAGTCTCCTATGATCAACCATCACCGTCACATTTGTTATTTACATTTGTGTTATTTTAGTCTGAATAGCGTTGAGGGCCTGAACGGAAAGAGAGACTAAATCGGTTTATTCTTTGTGTCAAAGACGtgcttaaaaaaattctcgcaTCGTTCTCTGATATTGTCATGAAGCGCTAACTGTGAAACATGAGGTATTTGATCAAATGGTCGAATAGATTGGTTTTCTGTTTCAGTGATTCAACAAAGTAGGCTTTCAGCATATTGCATCACAAATGCAGCACTTGCTTCTAccgtattgaaattttatattcaataatGTAAAGTAATCCAAAGAAAATTAATGAGTGAAGTATGATTTTATACATTTCTATATTCTTTAAATACCATAGATCAATGTATGTCATGTCAAAAGGATGATTAATCCCAGAAGAAGCTGCAcatcaaaaatttattgtttcgATTTCTTACTTTGTGCAGTAAATTActgaataattaatatacaCTTAAATATCATTTTAAGAACTATCCCATAGAATTTCATCGAcattgaaaacttgaaaaacattttccttatttatctttaaattctttttctcgaGTTATTCCCCTTCGCCATCCAGACCCTCGGTTTTATTCTGAACTTCAGTGTCGTTAATGGTATCCTAATGAATGCAGAGTTTTAACCAGCTTTGTTAACATCCCTTTGCATAAGTATTAGCAGAATTTCGGCAAATTAATTAGTATGAAATAATAGGATCCATTCGCATTTTACCTGATAGTCTCAATCGTCCATTTTCGTATCAGTTATATAAAATGCATGAGGGATGTGGAATATTTGTTAGAAAAAGTATGTGTTTGGTGTTCGAGACGGGATACGACACGATGGCTCATACCTTACATTGTGATGATGCAACGGTTTTCTGTATAGTTCAAAAGCACTGCCTCTCTGTTCTCTGCTTCCCGCCAGATCGAGTCCGTTGGGCTCCCTGTTGTTGTGACTCAAGTTCCCATTTCCCGTATTTCCCGTAACACCTCCATGACTATTGCTGTGACTGTGTCCATTATGATTGATATTGTTGCGATTTTGTGCATGGCCAACGTTAATTTGTCCGGCACTGTTGCTGTGGGAATGCGTCATGGGGGAGCTGGAGTGAGGGTGCGTGTGACTAAGGCTGTGACTGTGGTTCAGCGGTGACGTATGACTGTGACTGTGACTGTGATTTGAGTTCATGTTGTAACCCTCGTTATTACGATTAGGTGGAGGAATGTTGTAGTAGTACTGGCCGCTGTTACGCTGAATGTTACTGCCATTTTCAGCCTAAAATTGGttgtattattgttattttcataataGCGTCTGCCAAGGATCGACCGCTGTTTACATGTATTTACCAACTATTTAAATTGTTTGGACCCGGAGTTTGCCATATCCAAATTCAATTGATCATAtcgaaaggaaaataaaaggaacTTCGATATTTGTAGCGATCACGAGAAGTGTATTATGATatcatatgaataaaaatgtagaCAAATTGATATCTCTCAGTTAAATATCGATAACTTACCCCATTGTGTATGTGTGATGTGGCGATGGAATAACTTTTGGCATGCTGATACAAACTACTGCTGTTCGTCTCATCTTGAGGTAAAGGCTGCTGTGGAGGCCTGTAATTCTTGGGTTTTGGAGGTGGTATTGGCTTGTAAGAACCAGTCGGCTTTCCTTGAGGGGGTGGAACAGCGGGTTTATAATCTCCCGTCCGGCTACATATACGGGAAAAGCAAAGATCTAGCTTACTAGGATATGGGagcaaaaaaacaatttaaaaaatgggcAATGAAAATACGTGGCAGATATAATACATGGACGTGAAATCAAACTAAGGTATCTCTTTTGGAAATATATATTCCACAAGTTCTCCTTATCGATCGAGGCTTTCGAACGACCCTGCAGAAACAgttgaaatttaaatcaatCGATCTAGACAATCTTAAAATCAAAGCAGTCACTTGTACTCATTAGAAGTATGAAAAGACAATTTCAAGGTAGTCTGGTAGAGAAATAAATCCGCGCACCTGTATTTGGCATAATCTGTACGTATTTGATTTTCTTGAGCTGGAATAGGCTGTGCTGTAGACCTTGTGAATCTGTAAGGATCGTGAGCCCGTGGTGAAACAGGAACACCACCGCTCTTCAAATCATCTGGAACATTAGGTCCTAGTCGACCGGTCGATGTATTGAGATTGGTGGCTGTATACGTTGCATTTCcgtttgtattattatacgaatCGTAAGAAGACATACTATCGTAGCTTccctgaaaattgaaaacacagTAAGATTCCTGAATCCAATTATGAAAGTCTTTTTAAACAAACAGAACCAACTTCCAAAGCACGTAATATCAAGAAACTAAGAAAATAACTGGCTCTTACTGCTGTTGGCTGTGCTCTTTCTAATGATGATGTGGCATTAGCTCTATGGGGGGTAgcattaatataatttcccATATCCAGGACGGAATCAGTCTTGTTAGCAAGTCTCTCCTGGGCAGTTCGCCCAGCAGTCCCACGGTGTGTTTGATTTGGTGGTTTTGCATTGCGATCTACTCTAGGTGGTAAATCAGGTGGTCCTTGGTGTGGCGATCTTTGTTGAGGCGGCCCCCCAGGATATTGAGGTGGACCAGACTGATCGTTGGTTTGACCAGGTATTGAAAAACCATATTTGCTATCACCTACACCCCCCTGCGACCTCCGCTTATGCTGTTCAAAGGCCTATagatatggaaaaaattgcaacATTTGAACCAGATATAAGTAATGAACGTTCGATGGTATAAAAATCATGGAACTGCATGTGCGacgtaatttgaaaatgattaccTGGTAATTGGTGGTATACGGCGGTGGTGCACTAGTGTCGTCTTGAGTAGCGATGCTTGGATCGGAGCTACTCTTCAACCTAGTTGGCGGCCCCAAAGCACCAGGAAGGGGAGGAGCAGGGCTCAGCTCCAGGTCACTCTCCGGGGAGGAAGCGTAGGAGAGGCGAGAAGTCATCGGGAACAGGAAGTCATCCGAAAGGGCCTCTTCCGGCTACGCTCACAGAACACACGTGTCGCAACGTTACAAAACAGTGGGGATAAGACAAGTACAACAAAATTGTGAATTGGATTGAATACGGCAGTGCAATTAATACGATACACATTAAAAGCTTACACGTGGTTATTAACAAAGTGTAATTATACTTTAATATGGCATTctgttttttaaatatgttACCCGAAATTTCCATTCAATGTTCTCATTTACAACATTGATCAccttatcattttttgtttcggtAACGAAATAAAACCTACGATTTACAAAATTACCGATTTTAGAATTAGGGTGAAGTATCCTCACGCATTGTatcaaagaattttcaaactatatattttcaactaataatttaattttaatcaatacTGGTTTAGAATATTCAAGAACACTCAATTCAACAATGCATGAAGAAAAGGAGTAAAATATAGAGAAAGCTTTCACACGATACGTGTGTACAATTTGTTGCCAATTTGAACGAACAGATAAAAAGAATTCTACTTACGACCCgacaattgatttattgtgTACCATAAATAACTAACAatatagatttaaaaaaatcaactaaACAAATTATGAGTAAGTTATCAGATCTATGAACAAACTGCAGTTGTagtacaaataataaaaattcacacgTCAATCAAGTACACAAATTGGATATTTGGAATCGAATACGAGTCGACAGTCACAAATTAAACGTTTTCATGCACcaattaataattatcataTCACATACTACAAACAATACAAAACATTGAATATACACAAATTACAGGACAGGATCTGTTTAAACAAGGAGGGATCTATACGTAGCCGAAAAATTGCTCGTGAATGACATTTGCGGAACTGTGTAAAGGTGGAGGAGGTAGTAAGGGTGGAGATAGGCGATTTGAACTTGGAGGACGTGGCGGCAATGGCAACACATTgatgctattattattatgctcGTAATATGCCCCAACGTCACGAAATGGTGGAGGAGTTGGCGGACGATAGGGATGGTAAGGTGGAAGATACAGGTCCGACACCATCTCTATTGGCTACAACCAACAccataaattttctaaaatcaattattattacacaaaATAATCCTTATGGCATTTTTACGAATATTTGTGGATAACAGATAATCGTCAGGGCAAAGTAACGCTGCTGTAACAGCCCAAAAGCAGCAAACAATAATTTCAAGAGCAAACAAATTTTGCATTTCAAGTTGATAATAGATGCGAAGGTATAAATTACAAGTTACTTATactattcaaaattttacttccGTTAGAATTGTGTTTAAATTTGAAAGCAATgtatattgaagaaaaagtgtaCTGTCTCGGCAGCTATCAGAAATTGTAATTAGATAGCAATATTTTTCGCCTCTACCATacgattttctgttttctcAGAGTTCTGTTTTCCCAGACAAAGAGTATAAGTATACAATTAATCAAGGTCCCAGATTACATGTTCATGCATATATTGAATCAAGgtaatttctgttttttctttttattttgcattATCATGTAGTGCAGTCTTAAATGCAACCTTGAGAAAAACAACtggtcgataaaaaaaaatgaattattcacatttcttgttgaaataattcaataccCTGCATTTCAAATGCCATATTacacaaaaattatatcaGAACAATACAATAGATTAGCCATATTAGAGCGAAAAACCTCACCTTGGTTTGGCTCATCCATAAAGGACCTTGTTGCTGTCTGTCTATCAATTCTCTGAGTTTTCTGTACCATGCTTCTGGTGTGGTCAGAGTAACAACTGCACTGAATACATGACCCCAgattttatccaatttttgACACTGTTCAAGTAGCTTTTTGCTGCTCTTGTGTGCCGACCTGAATGAAGAGAGACATTAAATAAGCCCGGTACAAAAATTGCAGGTGGTTGCTAAACAAGTTTATTGTTAGTTGAAAACTCACTTTGGTATCCCAGCACGCATTTCTTTGATAGTCTGTTTGTTTTCcgctttgagaaaaattacgatAGGATAAAATTGAGCATAATTCAAACGGTCGACAGCATTTGGTGTTATATCTAACAGCGCGTGTTTTCCTCTGTCCATTACTTCTCTTATGGCACTTAATCGAATGATTCCTGAAGATTTGGTACTCTTTCCGCTGCTTTCGTCCATCTGACTTTCCATTTCTATGATTGAAATCGATGTTTGGAAAGTAATTATACATGAAGTTATCGCTACTAtacttaaattttcaataaaaaatataccgcCACTCATAACACAGGAAACTTACGAGGAGACGTGAATTTATCAGGGAAATCTTTGAGTAGCTTTTCCCTAGCGAGATCAGCTACCGGTCCAAAGAGAACCACAGGTCTAATAAATCCTGGGTGTCGCAACACAACTCGTTCATAAGCCGGAAACTTGCTTACGCTGTCTGAGAAAACAACGTCGTCCCAATGATCCTGTGAGCAAGTAACacataataaaatttcaattcagatTTTGCAGGtgaaaaaagagtaaaaagaTTGACCACACACCCTGCCAAGTGATTTAGATCTCCTATGACTACCACGTCGTCTTCTGAAGAAGCTGCCTCTGCTTTCGCTGGCGCTGAGCTCTTTCTTAGTAGCGTTAAATTGAGCTGTAGCCAATTCCTCGGCACGTGCCTTGTTCGGTATTATTCCTTTTTGAACTTCTTGGTTGTTTCGTCCGATTCGGAAAACTTGCCACGAGCCTACGACACCGTTATGTAACGTGTCAACGACATGAAATACGTCGCCAGAGCGAAAACTCATCTCTCCTTTCTCAGGCTGTTCATAATGGAAGTGAGTCCTATAAAAAACCAGTAAATTAAATGTATACTCAGATAACTTTAACAGATTATCACAACGCGCAAATATCAACACCCATTCTTACTTAATGTGAAAAGAGTCGCCTCTTCCAGATGCCACAATTTGGTCATACTCCTGACGCCTGTGTTGCACTATGAGATCGATTTGTTCTTGAAGGCTTAGTAAAAAGAGTACCGCTTCTTCTCTGGTCACTCCCTTCATGTCCATATCATTCACCTTAAAGATTAAGAtgcaaataaattaatgaattttacagattatggttgtaaaatattccaatcattcttcataaaaatattcttacaattttttgaataatactATGCATATTTTATAGCTGTACCTTGAGTATTTTGTCACCAGGCTGTAGACCCTGCAAAGACGCCGGGCTGCCCGGTTGAACCGCAGTTACGAAAACCCCGGTCTCATTTCCACCTGTCAAACGAACCCCGACCGATCCTTCCTTTTGGAACGTTATGAACCTAGGATCCGGCCTGTGCATTGaaagttatgaaattttttgtagcTATATATTGCAACTACAATTACTAACTGCAAATACATTTTCTCAATCAAACACTCGAGGTTCATACATAACAAGCATGTGAAGAAATCAAGAATTGCATGCCGGCTTGAACTACACTTTCGGGGGTTTGTATTTGCATAAGTGATACCGAAATGCAAttcagttgaaaatattttcaaaaggaTGCGTCTGCACCTCTTCGCAGTGCGGTTTTAATTCAATAATACATTCCGGCAACTTACATGGGTTGTTTTGTTCGTTGAATGAGAGGATCCTCGTCGTAGAGTTGCCTCCTTGAACTGTAATAATCTGCAAGTCGAAAAGGTAAAGTTAAACCAAGACAAATCATATAAATAGAACTAGCACCCACGAATTACATTCAATATACTCTCCACAGCAGTCTTAAATGCCTCACCTTCTGGCCGGGGTGGCGGTGGTCTGGGAGGATCTACCGTCGGAGTAGCGGGTAGATCGAGCTGGCTGAGTGATACGTCTAAAAGAGGTCCCCTCGATCTTCCCCTGGGTGCGAGATTACTTTTGTCTTCCATAGGCTGCCTTGTGGGTGGCGGTACGTAGAGATTTTGACTACTGTAGCTAGCAGCGGAGAGATACTCGCCCGATTCGCCTTTGCTGGGCTGATGGGAGTGCGTGGGAACCGGGGTTTCTCTCGTAACGACGATCGACAGTCGGTCCTTGCATTGGTCCATCAGCTTCCGAGCCTCCTTCAGACTCATATTGTCCGCAGCCACACCGCTGATTCTGGTCAAAACATCCCCGGGTCGGACTCCGGTACCTTCGCGCGTTACTTCTCTTACGTAAAGACGACATCCTAGGATGATTCCAAAGTCTGTGGGACAAGTGAAAATGGAAGTTGAGCTCCAAGAGAGGAGGATTATGATCTCTTCACTCGAGGGCGGCATTACCTACCGTCTTTCTTGTTGTTCCTCGTCAAAGTTAATCTATGACTCTGTGGTACAGATGTGCCCGGAGATCCAGGAACGTTCGCAGAAGCTCGGCGTTTCACTACCAAGAGGACCGTTGATCCAGAGTCTCGAAGAACGCGAACAGCGGCTCCGTAGTCGGCACCCTCCAGGGAAACGCCATTGGCGGATATGATGCGGTCGTTCACTCTGAGGAGAAGTTGTAACGTAACATGATCAACCGATGATTACGGATATTATAAGAGTAGTTTCAGATCTACGACAAGCTTTGGATGAGAAGGTATCTTCTtaaaaacgatttttcccTGATAAAACTCTTTCATCGCGTTGGGGGAGAAGACGCAAGTATGTACGAAGGAACGAAGGAACGAAGGAGTGATTTATCGCTCGTAGAACTCCAGAGAACGTATCTACGGCTAACGTAAGTTAGAGTCTCGGTGCATCGTAAGTCTCGTCGTCGTCCGCGAGACCGAGGAACGCGAAGGTTAAGGTGAAGAGGCGGAATGGAGATCACGGCAAGAAGTGAAATCCCATTAAATTCAGCTGATAACTGGTCATATTCTCGGGGTGGTTTTAGAGTTTGCTCCGCGAAAGATCTCCCTGCAGGTTGAGGCCTTGGGCGAGGTTTATAGAAGAGCAATAACTTGGAATCAGTGGTTGAGAGAGGCGTATTTAACGGTGTACTTTACGGGGAGAATAccattttcgtaatttcagcTCGTTCACGGACAGTCGAGCCGTTAAACCGATAAGAAAATTCATGAAGTAGGTACCATCACGATGAATAAACTTACTGAAGCTTTCCTTCGGCGGGTCCGGCCTTTAGTACATCAGATATTGCGATCGCGGGATCTCCGTTCGTGAAATGAGGATTGTCCCGACCCCCGGAGACGGCGATACCGAATCCGTAACCGGGGACTCTGGTCACGGTAACATGATGAACTTCCCATCCTCTGTCTCCGACCTGGAACATAAAATCGAACCGTTAATATCACTCGATCCTAATTTGGCCACGGAGTGttacatgagaaaaaaaaatgtttacaaaaCTGACGCAATGTTATCTCATAAATCCGCTTATCCGGCCGGCCAATACTTTCCATCTATCGCTGATTATAGTTGTATCGGTTAGCCAGCGCACGTAATGATCGCGAATCACCGTCCAAATTGGTGTTTTTATTATATCCGCTTATATTGAATTCCGCCCATACATATTTGCACGTCTGTTAAATCGGTAAAAACAGTGTGAAATAAAATGGTTCCTTAAAACTTGTaagtttatttctttattttattacactaCGATCGATGAGTTGAATCATTTATGATGAGAAAATTTGGTATTTTTAGCTATGACGTTAAGGAGACAAATGTATCAAAACTGTTTTTTCCCCCGCAGACGTCCCGTGTAGAATTTATTACACTagcatacatatatgtgtacgtaCCTGGCGGTCTAAAGTACATCGGAAT is a genomic window containing:
- the LOC107225225 gene encoding tight junction protein ZO-1 isoform X9 translates to MYDGFTCSVVGDRGWEVHHVTVTRVPGYGFGIAVSGGRDNPHFTNGDPAIAISDVLKAGPAEGKLQVNDRIISANGVSLEGADYGAAVRVLRDSGSTVLLVVKRRASANVPGSPGTSVPQSHRLTLTRNNKKDDFGIILGCRLYVREVTREGTGVRPGDVLTRISGVAADNMSLKEARKLMDQCKDRLSIVVTRETPVPTHSHQPSKGESGEYLSAASYSSQNLYVPPPTRQPMEDKSNLAPRGRSRGPLLDVSLSQLDLPATPTVDPPRPPPPRPEDYYSSRRQLYDEDPLIQRTKQPMPDPRFITFQKEGSVGVRLTGGNETGVFVTAVQPGSPASLQGLQPGDKILKVNDMDMKGVTREEAVLFLLSLQEQIDLIVQHRRQEYDQIVASGRGDSFHIKTHFHYEQPEKGEMSFRSGDVFHVVDTLHNGVVGSWQVFRIGRNNQEVQKGIIPNKARAEELATAQFNATKKELSASESRGSFFRRRRGSHRRSKSLGRDHWDDVVFSDSVSKFPAYERVVLRHPGFIRPVVLFGPVADLAREKLLKDFPDKFTSPQMESQMDESSGKSTKSSGIIRLSAIREVMDRGKHALLDITPNAVDRLNYAQFYPIVIFLKAENKQTIKEMRAGIPKSAHKSSKKLLEQCQKLDKIWGHVFSAVVTLTTPEAWYRKLRELIDRQQQGPLWMSQTKPEEALSDDFLFPMTSRLSYASSPESDLELSPAPPLPGALGPPTRLKSSSDPSIATQDDTSAPPPYTTNYQAFEQHKRRSQGGVGDSKYGFSIPGQTNDQSGPPQYPGGPPQQRSPHQGPPDLPPRVDRNAKPPNQTHRGTAGRTAQERLANKTDSVLDMGNYINATPHRANATSSLERAQPTAGSYDSMSSYDSYNNTNGNATYTATNLNTSTGRLGPNVPDDLKSGGVPVSPRAHDPYRFTRSTAQPIPAQENQIRTDYAKYSRTGDYKPAVPPPQGKPTGSYKPIPPPKPKNYRPPQQPLPQDETNSSSLYQHAKSYSIATSHIHNGAENGSNIQRNSGQYYYNIPPPNRNNEGYNMNSNHSHSHSHTSPLNHSHSLSHTHPHSSSPMTHSHSNSAGQINVGHAQNRNNINHNGHSHSNSHGGVTGNTGNGNLSHNNREPNGLDLAGSREQRGSAFELYRKPLHHHNVRRLGVARGVFCSKGGVLEGPGGVTLTVPPGALPLQIQQEIYFSVTAPRILKTHNTSGHCSPVSPPMHHGESLLSPVVECGPRGLDFLTPVELKIPHNATPAHRLALKATDTENQSTANWLDVKLPSHTSNYVTVRLDHF
- the LOC107225225 gene encoding tight junction protein ZO-1 isoform X1, encoding MAGSAEVRILLSRHKSALLRELNVTNLLGVLVKQGVIAESDREAIARRGGEHLDIDLLIGLISAKGFDAFREFCFALEAECPHVLTDLLVDQHSITGEQQHSLSPSESDMGELPPDRREEDDLHSEIVNVEVNFLGQDSDNDIKKCAEVESRRCSSVVGFSEPHRGHSVSPAPSSSPPPPPPPNQRASYAHPNVISAASDPILEVLDEPVDEPVGDRGWEVHHVTVTRVPGYGFGIAVSGGRDNPHFTNGDPAIAISDVLKAGPAEGKLQVNDRIISANGVSLEGADYGAAVRVLRDSGSTVLLVVKRRASANVPGSPGTSVPQSHRLTLTRNNKKDDFGIILGCRLYVREVTREGTGVRPGDVLTRISGVAADNMSLKEARKLMDQCKDRLSIVVTRETPVPTHSHQPSKGESGEYLSAASYSSQNLYVPPPTRQPMEDKSNLAPRGRSRGPLLDVSLSQLDLPATPTVDPPRPPPPRPEDYYSSRRQLYDEDPLIQRTKQPMPDPRFITFQKEGSVGVRLTGGNETGVFVTAVQPGSPASLQGLQPGDKILKVNDMDMKGVTREEAVLFLLSLQEQIDLIVQHRRQEYDQIVASGRGDSFHIKTHFHYEQPEKGEMSFRSGDVFHVVDTLHNGVVGSWQVFRIGRNNQEVQKGIIPNKARAEELATAQFNATKKELSASESRGSFFRRRRGSHRRSKSLGRDHWDDVVFSDSVSKFPAYERVVLRHPGFIRPVVLFGPVADLAREKLLKDFPDKFTSPQMESQMDESSGKSTKSSGIIRLSAIREVMDRGKHALLDITPNAVDRLNYAQFYPIVIFLKAENKQTIKEMRAGIPKSAHKSSKKLLEQCQKLDKIWGHVFSAVVTLTTPEAWYRKLRELIDRQQQGPLWMSQTKPEEALSDDFLFPMTSRLSYASSPESDLELSPAPPLPGALGPPTRLKSSSDPSIATQDDTSAPPPYTTNYQAFEQHKRRSQGGVGDSKYGFSIPGQTNDQSGPPQYPGGPPQQRSPHQGPPDLPPRVDRNAKPPNQTHRGTAGRTAQERLANKTDSVLDMGNYINATPHRANATSSLERAQPTAGSYDSMSSYDSYNNTNGNATYTATNLNTSTGRLGPNVPDDLKSGGVPVSPRAHDPYRFTRSTAQPIPAQENQIRTDYAKYSRTGDYKPAVPPPQGKPTGSYKPIPPPKPKNYRPPQQPLPQDETNSSSLYQHAKSYSIATSHIHNGAENGSNIQRNSGQYYYNIPPPNRNNEGYNMNSNHSHSHSHTSPLNHSHSLSHTHPHSSSPMTHSHSNSAGQINVGHAQNRNNINHNGHSHSNSHGGVTGNTGNGNLSHNNREPNGLDLAGSREQRGSAFELYRKPLHHHNVRRLGVARGVFCSKGGVLEGPGGVTLTVPPGALPLQIQQEIYFSVTAPRILKTHNTSGHCSPVSPPMHHGESLLSPVVECGPRGLDFLTPVELKIPHNATPAHRLALKATDTENQSTANWLDVKLPSHTSNYVTVRLDHF